Proteins from a genomic interval of Lolium perenne isolate Kyuss_39 chromosome 1, Kyuss_2.0, whole genome shotgun sequence:
- the LOC127309810 gene encoding UPF0235 protein At5g63440 isoform X1, translated as MPKRTTHTYSSEDALPEGPESDLFVYYCKHCASHVLITDTLLQKMPKRKTDGAHVLDKSKHLSRLNVKDAGKVMLKRGEGKLEKQFRMTCVGCDLFVCYRSGEDLELAPFIYVVDGALSSVAAETNPHDAPVPPCITQLQGGLVQVAIEVEDRAQRSAITRVNADDVRVAVAAPAARGEANNELLEFMGKVLGLRLSQMTLQRGWNNKSKLLIVEDLSARQVYEKLLEAVLP; from the exons ATGCCTAAGCGGACGACCCACACCTACTCCAGCGAGGACGCGCTGCCGGAGGGCCCTGAGTCCGACCTCTTCGTCTACTACTGCAAGCACTGCGCCTCCCACGTCCTCATCACCG ATACCCTATTGCAGAAAATGCCAAAGCGGAAGACTGATGGAGCACATGTTCTAGACAAGTCAAAGCATCTCTCAAGGCTAAATGTGAAGGATGCAGGGAAAGTCATGTTGAAACG TGGAGAAGGAAAGCTTGAGAAGCAGTTCCGCATGACCTGTGTTGGATGCGACCTTTTTGTTTGCTATCGATCGGGGGAGGATTTGGAGCTTGCTCCTTTCATATATGTTGTTGATGGAGCACTGAGTTCAGTGGCGGCTGAGACAAATCCACAT GATGCTCCTGTACCGCCTTGCATCACACAGTTGCAAGGTGGACTTGTCCAAGTTGCCATTGAAGTAGAAGACCGGGCACAACGTTCAGCAATCACAA GAGTGAATGCTGATGATGTCCGAGTAGCAGTAGCTGCCCCTGCTGCTCGCGGAGAGGCTAACAACGAGCTACTAGAATTTATGGGAAAG GTGCTTGGCCTAAGGTTGAGTCAGATGACCCTTCAAAGGGGGTGGAATAATAAATCAAAGCTTCTGATT GTTGAGGATTTGTCTGCGCGGCAAGTTTATGAGAAGCTCCTAGAAGCTGTCCTACCTTAG
- the LOC127309810 gene encoding UPF0235 protein At5g63440 isoform X2, whose amino-acid sequence MPKRKTDGAHVLDKSKHLSRLNVKDAGKVMLKRGEGKLEKQFRMTCVGCDLFVCYRSGEDLELAPFIYVVDGALSSVAAETNPHDAPVPPCITQLQGGLVQVAIEVEDRAQRSAITRVNADDVRVAVAAPAARGEANNELLEFMGKVLGLRLSQMTLQRGWNNKSKLLIVEDLSARQVYEKLLEAVLP is encoded by the exons ATGCCAAAGCGGAAGACTGATGGAGCACATGTTCTAGACAAGTCAAAGCATCTCTCAAGGCTAAATGTGAAGGATGCAGGGAAAGTCATGTTGAAACG TGGAGAAGGAAAGCTTGAGAAGCAGTTCCGCATGACCTGTGTTGGATGCGACCTTTTTGTTTGCTATCGATCGGGGGAGGATTTGGAGCTTGCTCCTTTCATATATGTTGTTGATGGAGCACTGAGTTCAGTGGCGGCTGAGACAAATCCACAT GATGCTCCTGTACCGCCTTGCATCACACAGTTGCAAGGTGGACTTGTCCAAGTTGCCATTGAAGTAGAAGACCGGGCACAACGTTCAGCAATCACAA GAGTGAATGCTGATGATGTCCGAGTAGCAGTAGCTGCCCCTGCTGCTCGCGGAGAGGCTAACAACGAGCTACTAGAATTTATGGGAAAG GTGCTTGGCCTAAGGTTGAGTCAGATGACCCTTCAAAGGGGGTGGAATAATAAATCAAAGCTTCTGATT GTTGAGGATTTGTCTGCGCGGCAAGTTTATGAGAAGCTCCTAGAAGCTGTCCTACCTTAG